In Nostoc sp. GT001, a genomic segment contains:
- a CDS encoding PIN domain-containing protein, which produces MKDLIASLVRRYCQKGILIDTNILLLFLVGSVNQERITKFNRTQQFIQEDYELLLEFIAYFQKLVTTPNILTXVNSLANQLGEPERSQCFAIFAQFVKNVALLDEYYVNSLNAVNTNKFIKFGLTDSGILTLSKGKYLVLTDXFKLASYLQSVEVDVINFNNIRVFNWK; this is translated from the coding sequence ATGAAAGATTTGATTGCTTCCCTTGTTCGTCGTTATTGCCAAAAAGGGATTTTAATTGATACAAATATCCTGCTTCTCTTTTTAGTTGGGAGTGTCAATCAAGAACGAATAACTAAATTTAATCGAACCCAGCAATTTATACAAGAAGATTATGAGCTTCTGCTAGAATTTATTGCATACTTTCAAAAGCTTGTAACAACTCCGAATATTCTGACANNNGTTAATAGCCTTGCAAATCAACTTGGTGAACCTGAACGTTCTCAATGCTTTGCAATATTTGCTCAATTTGTTAAAAATGTTGCTCTTTTGGATGAATACTACGTAAATAGTTTAAATGCTGTTAATACTAATAAATTTATCAAGTTCGGACTTACTGACAGTGGAATCCTGACTTTATCTAAAGGGAAGTATCTTGTACTAACTGATGANTTCAAGCTAGCAAGTTATCTTCAGAGTGTAGAAGTTGACGTGATTAACTTTAACAATATTCGTGTCTTTAACTGGAAGTAA